A stretch of Labrus mixtus chromosome 7, fLabMix1.1, whole genome shotgun sequence DNA encodes these proteins:
- the cntn2 gene encoding contactin-2 — MIMENFLFLLLLSSVLLQDAEGGDVCVSGHDSGPVFEKQPSSLIYPEGLTEGKVTLSCQARANPAASYRWLVNGTDVPLGMDVRYTLVAGSLVISSPEGVKDTGSYQCLAINRCGTIISRAAVLKFGFLDDFSSDSRSPQTGYEGVGTFLACQPPPHYPALSYRWFLNEFPSFLKKFDGRFFVSQVTGNLYLARAEPNDTGNYFCFTTVNLEISSKSTFSRANQLTVLPDASPRKSAPSIKVRFPAETYGLAGHTAQLECFAYGNPVPKLRWRKVDGLMPSKAGTSVEGPTLTLPDLTFDEEGVYECEAYNSEGSDTYQGRINVQAQPEWLQVMSDSEVEISSELHWSCVAAGKPRPSVRWLRNGQPLSTQDRVEVNGPRLKISNLALEDSGMYQCVAENKHGTVYSTAELRVQVQAPDFRLNPVRKLIPAARGGQVMIECRPRAAPKPSLFWSRGTELLTNSSRVTVSPDGVLWIHNISRADEGKYTCFAENYLGKANSTGHLSVRDATKITLAPSNADINQGENVTLQCHASHDPTMDLTFTWALNGALLDLEDSAGPFHRVEGKENIGDLLIVNTQLSQAGAYTCTAQTVVDSAAASAKLVVRGPPGPPGGLLVKNVAETSVELRWSRGYDNHSPIGRYVLMGRSSLSSEWRKMRTDPVNIEGNAESARVMGLMPWMDYEFQVIASNILGSGEPSTPSHTIRTQQAAPTVAPSGLGGGGGDRSELIVTWTPMAREYQNGDGFGYILAFRRKDTSSWTVARVPHVESSRYVYFNESLTPYSPFEVKIRAFNRRGEGPFSQIAVVNSAEEEPTVGPSSINATALTAFEIQVFWEPVQQLSANGILRGYEIRYWRQHEREAAADRVRTAGLETSARVSGLRPSTRYHVAVLAYNSAGTGPPSPRTTVTTRKPPPNRRPGNVSWKTDASWVTMRWDHVKAMHNESAVLGYKVLYKHEGLTSLKVLDKSKTSVTLPLPKDNGYVVLEIRSWGEGGDGPAHEIIVSRDSGTGMMVQNEAPSTRPSFLHLLSGLVLLSLVSFSGL, encoded by the exons ATGATTATGGAgaacttcctgtttctgctgctgctcagctcagtgctgctgcaggacgctgagg GaggagatgtgtgtgtctcGGGTCACGACAGCGGGCCAGTCTTCGAGAAACAGCCCAGCAGCTTAATTTACCCAGAAGGCCTCACTGAGGGAAAGGTGACCCTCAGCTGCCAGGCCAGAGCCAACCCTGCTGCCTcctacag GTGGCTGGTGAACGGCACAGACGTCCCGTTGGGGATGGATGTGCGTTACACTCTGGTGGCGGGCAGTCTAGTGATCAGCAGCCCCGAGGGGGTCAAAGACACCGGCTCCTATCAGTGTCTCGCCATCAACCGCTGTGGCACCATCATCAGCCGCGCCGCCGTGCTCAAGTTCGGCT TCCTGGACGATTTCTCCTCCGACAGCAGGAGTCCTCAGACGGGGTACGAAGGCGTGGGAACTTTTCTGGCCTGTCAGCCCCCTCCTCATTACCCAG ctctgtcGTACCGCTGGTTCCTCAACGAGTTCCCGAGCTTCCTGAAGAAGTTCGACGGCCGTTtctttgtgtctcaggtgaCGGGGAACCTTTACCTGGCAAGGGCGGAGCCCAACGACACGGGGAACTACTTCTGCTTCACCACGGTCAACCTGGAGATCAGCAGCAAGAGCACGTTCAGCCGCGCCAACCAGCTGACCGTGCTGCCCGACg CCAGTCCCAGGAAGTCGGCGCCAAGCATCAAGGTGCGTTTCCCGGCAGAGACATACGGGCTGGCCGGCCACACCGCTCAGTTAGAGTGCTTCGCTTACGGAAA CCCCGTCCCCAAGCTGCGCTGGAGGAAGGTGGACGGTTTGATGCCATCTAAAGCGGGCACCAGCGTGGAGGGTCCCACCCTCACCCTGCCCGATCTGACCTTCGATGAGGAGGGCGTGTACGAGTGTGAGGCGTACAACTCGGAGGGAAGTGACACGTACCAGGGACGCATCAACGTGCAAG CTCAGCCCGAGTGGCTGCAGGTGATGAGCGACTCGGAGGTGGAGATCAGCTCGGAGCTTCACTGGAGCTGTGTCGCTGCAGGAAAACCACGACCATCTGTACGCTGGCTACGCAATGGACAGCCACTCAGCacgcag GACCGGGTGGAGGTGAACGGGCCTCGTCTGAAGATCAGTAACCTGGCCCTGGAGGATTCTGGGATGTATCAGTGTGTGGCTGAGAACAAACACGGCACCGTCTACTCCACGGCCGAGCTCAGAGTCCAGG tcCAGGCTCCAGACTTCAGGTTGAACCCGGTCAGGAAGCTGATCCCAGCAGCCCGGGGAGGTCAGGTGATGATCGAGTGCCGCCCCCGAGCCGCCCCAAAGCCTAGTCTGTTCTGGAGCCGAGGGACGGAGCTGCTCACCAACAGCAGCAG agtCACGGTCAGTCCAGATGGAGTTCTGTGGATCCACAACATCAGCCGAGCAGACGAGGGGAAGTACACCTGCTTCGCTGAGAACTACCTGGGCAAGGCCAACAGCACGGGACACCTGTCTGTCAGAG ACGCCACAAAGATCACTCTGGCTCCGTCTAACGCCGACATCAACCAGGGCGAGAACGTGACGCTGCAGTGCCACGCCTCCCACGACCCCACCATGGACCTGACCTTCACCTGGGCCCTCAACGGGGCCCTGCTGGACCTGGAGGACTCTGCGGGGCCGTTTCACCgggtggagggg AAAGAGAACATCGGCGACCTTCTGATCGTGAACACTCAGCTGAGTCAGGCGGGGGCGTACACCTGCACGGCTCAGACCGTAGTGGACAGCGCTGCAGCGTCCGCTAAACTGGTGGTCAGAG GGCCCCCTGGTCCTCCTGGAGGTTTGCTGGTGAAGAACGTTGCTGAGACGTCGGTGGAGCTCAGGTGGAGCCGAGGATACGACAACCACAGTCCCATCGGGAGATACGTCCTGATGGGGCGATCGTCACTGTCGTCAGagtggaggaagatgaggacag ACCCGGTGAACATCGAGGGGAACGCTGAGTCGGCCCGTGTCATGGGTCTGATGCCGTGGATGGATTACGAGTTTCAGGTCATCGCAAGTAACATCCTGGGCAGCGGAGAGCCGAGCACGCCATCACACACCATCCGCACTCAGCAAGCAG CCCCCACTGTGGCCCCCAGTGGactcggaggaggaggaggagaccgCAGTGAGCTCATCGTTACCTGGAcg CCGATGGCCAGAGAGTATCAGAACGGAGACGGCTTCGGCTACATTCTGGCGTTCAGGAGGAAGGACACGTCGTCGTGGACGGTGGCCCGTGTTCCTCACGTGGAGTCTTCTCGATATGTCTACTTCAACGAGAGCCTGACGCCGTACAGCCCGTTCGAGGTGAAGATCAGGGCGTTTAACCGGCGAGGAGAGGGACCGTTCAGTCAGATCGCCGTGGTGAACTCTGCAGAGGAAG aGCCCACGGTGGGACCCTCCAGCATCAACGCCACGGCTCTGACCGCCTTCGAGATCCAGGTGTTCTGGGAGCCCGTCCAGCAGCTTAGCGCCAACGGAATCCTGCGAGGATACGAG atccGGTATTGGCGGCAGCACGAGCGTGAAGCGGCGGCAGATCGAGTGAGGACAGCGGGACTCGAGACGTCAGCCCGAGTGTCCGGACTCAGACCCAGCACTCGGTACCACGTCGCCGTCCTGGCCTACAACAGCGCAGGCACGGGGCCACCCTCGCCACGCACCACTGTCACCACCAGGAAACCCC CTCCCAATCGTCGCCCGGGTAACGTGTCGTGGAAGACTGATGCATCGTGGGTAACGATGAGGTGGGACCACGTGAAGGCGATGCACAACGAGTCCGCTGTGCTCGGATACAAA gtcctGTACAAACACGAGGGTCTGACGTCTCTGAAGGTTCTGGATAAGTCAAAGACGTCCGTGACCCTGCCACTGCCCAAAGACAACGGTTACGTGGTCCTGGAGATCCGGTCGTGGGGGGAGGGCGGGGACGGACCGGCACACGAGATTATCGTGTCCCGGGactcag GAACTGGTATGATGGTGCAGAACGAAGCCCCGTCGACACGGCCCAGCTTCCTGCACCTCCTCTCTGGATTggtcctcctctctcttgtgTCATTCTCAGGCCTGTGA
- the chia.1 gene encoding chitinase, acidic.1: MAKLLTVLGVLLVLHMATSTKLVCHMTNWAQYRPGAGKFTPDNIDPFLCTHIIYNLATINSFNQISPIEWNDEQQFVRLNAHKNVNPALKTLLSVGGTLNGISPFITMVSTVTSRAAFIRSAISYLRTHNFDGLNLAWEYPAHNGSPGTDKQRFTMLVKELVKAFEDDARDTRKTQLLLSATVAGFIPTINAAYEVKDISVQLDFINVMTYDFHGHWEAATGHNSPLYRSSVDMGSHVHHNINSSIAHWIALGAPAEKLLLGIATYGRTYRLTTPANGLGAPANGPADAGPYTRTAGFWSYYEVCEFISFATEHWIPEQEVPYSTAGSAWVGYDNLHSHSAKVEWLTDKNLGGAHVWTLDMDDFVGTFCAGGSYPLVNSLRRTMGFPPKPTTTPAPTTTRDPVAEFCRGRPDGLYVNEADKTTYFQCFQGNTYLHRCQPGLIYWDSCKCCNWP; the protein is encoded by the exons ATGGCTAAACTCCTCACAG tgctgGGCGTTCTGCTCGTCCTGCACATGG CCACGTCCACCAAACTGGTGTGTCACATGACTAACTGGGCCCAGTACAGACCCGGAGCCGGTAAGTTCACCCCGGACAACATCGACCCGTTCCTGTGCACGCACATCATCTACAACCTGGCTACGATCAACAGCTTCAACCAGATCAGCCCCATTGAGTGGAACGATGAGCAGCAGTTCGTCCGCCTCAACGCCCACAAgaacgt GAATCCTGCTCTGAAGACTCTGCTGTCCGTCGGAGGCACCCTGAATGGAATCAGCCC ATTCATCACCATGGTTTCCACGGTAACCAGCCGAGCAGCCTTCATCAGGTCAGCCATCAGCTACCTGCGAACCCACAACTTTGACGGTCTGAACCTGGCCTGGGAGTATCCTGCTCACAACGGGAGCCCAGGCACTGACAAGCAGAGATTCACCATGCTGGTCAAG GAGCTGGTCAAAGCCTTTGAGGACGACGCCAGAGACACCAGAAAGactcagctgctgctgtctgccACCGTCGCTGGTTTCATTCCCACCATCAACGCAGCCTACGAGGTCAAGGATATTTCAGT TCAGCTTGACTTCATAAATGTCATGACCTATGACTTCCATGGCCACTGGGAGGCAGCGACGGGACACAACAGCCCTCTGTACCGCAGCTCTGTGGACATGGGCTCACACGTTCACCACAACATC AACTCTTCTATTGCACACTGGATCGCTCTGGGAGCTCCTGCTGAGAAGCTGCTGCTCGGTATCGCCACCTACGGACGAACCTACCGCCTCACCACCCCTGCTAATGGCCTGGGAGCACCAGCTAACGGCCCCGCAGACGCTGGACCCTACACTCGCACGGCTGGATTCTGGTCCTACTATGAG GTCTGTGAGTTCATCTCCTTTGCTACTGAGCATTGGATCCCTGAACAGGAGGTTCCTTACTCCACAGCTGGCAGCGCCTGGGTGGGCTATGATAACCTGCACAGCCATTCTGCCAAG GTCGAGTGGTTGACTGACAAGAATCTTGGAGGTGCTCATGTTTGGACTCTGGACATGGATGACTTTGTAGGAACCTTCTGTGCAGGTGGATCGTATCCTCTGGTCAACTCCCTCAGGCGGACAATGG GTTTCCCACCAAAGCCCACCACCACCCCAGCCCCCACCACCACTCGGGATCCTGTTGCTGAATTCTGCCGTGGTCGCCCCGATGGCCTGTATGTGAACGAGGCTGATAAGACCACCTACTTCCAGTGCTTCCAGGGGAACACATACCTTCACCGCTGCCAGCCGGGCCTCATCTACTGGGACTCCTGCAAGTGCTGCAACTGGCCATGA